Proteins from a genomic interval of Cydia amplana chromosome 8, ilCydAmpl1.1, whole genome shotgun sequence:
- the LOC134650135 gene encoding ruvB-like helicase 1: MKIEEVKSTAKTQRISAHTHIKGLGLDENGVPIQMAAGLVGQENAREAAGVVVDMIRSKKMAGRALLLAGPPGTGKTAIALAIAQELGNKVPFCPMVGSEVYSTEIKKTEVLMENFRRAIGLRIRETKEVYEGEVTEFTPVETENPAGGYGKTVSHVIIGLKTAKGTKQLKLDPTIYESLQKEKVEVGDVIYIEANSGAVKRQGRSDTFATEFDLEAEEYVPLPKGDVHKKKEVVQDVTLHDLDCANARPQGGHDIMAMMGQLMKPKKTEITDKLRKEINKVVNKYIDQGIAELVPGVLFIDEVHMLDIETFTYLHRALESAIAPIVIFATNRGRCLIRGTEDIVSPHGIPLDLLDRLLIIRTLPYNKAELLQILKLRATTEGIAIEDDALAALADVGANSTLRYAAQLLTPANLSARADGAGRIAPAHVAAVAALFLDAKASARILTLHQDKYMK, translated from the exons atgaAGATTGAAGAGGTCAAAAGCACTGCTAAAACACAGAGAATATCAGCACACACCCATATTAAAGGACTGGGTTTAGATGAAAATGGGGTTCCAATTCAAATGGCAGCCGGTCTCGTGGGGCAAGAAAACGCGAGagag GCTGCGGGTGTAGTTGTGGACATGATAAGGAGCAAGAAAATGGCTGGACGCGCGCTGCTGCTGGCTGGCCCACCAGGAACAGGCAAAACTGCCATCGCTTTAGCCATAGCACAGGAACTCGGCAATAAA GTGCCATTCTGCCCCATGGTCGGGAGTGAGGTGTACAGTACAGAGATCAAGAAAACAGAAGTGTTGATGGAGAACTTCCGGCGCGCCATCGGTCTGCGCATCCGTGAGACCAAGGAGGTGTATGAGGGGGAGGTGACGGAGTTCACTCCTGTGGAGACTGAGAACCCGGCCGgcg GATATGGAAAAACAGTATCTCATGTGATCATCGGGCTGAAGACAGCCAAAGGCACGAAGCAGCTGAAACTCGACCCCACCATCTATGAATCGCTGCAGAAGGAAAAGGTGGAAGTGGGAGACGTCATCTACATTGAAGCCAATTCCGGGGCCGTGAAGAGGCAGGGGAGGAGCGACACATTTGCCACCGAGTTCGATCTTGAG GCGGAGGAGTACGTCCCGCTGCCGAAAGGCGACGTGCACAAGAAGAAGGAGGTGGTGCAGGACGTGACGCTGCACGACCTGGACTGCGCCAACGCGCGCCCGCAGGGCGGACACGACATCATGGCCATGATGGGGCAGCTCATGAAACCCAAGAAGACCGAGATCACTG ATAAATTAAGAAAAGAGATCAACAAAGTAGTGAATAAATACATTGACCAAGGAATAGCTGAATTGGTGCCGGGAGTCCTATTCATTGATGAG GTGCACATGCTAGACATTGAGACGTTCACGTACCTGCACCGAGCGCTGGAGTCCGCCATCGCGCCCATCGTCATCTTCGCCACCAACAGAGGGCGTTGTCTAATAAG AGGCACTGAAGACATTGTGTCCCCGCACGGCATACCCCTGGACCTGCTGGACCGGCTGCTGATCATCCGCACGCTGCCCTACAACAAGGCCGAGTTGTTACAG ATTCTGAAATTGCGCGCAACGACGGAGGGTATCGCCATCGAAGACGACGCGCTGGCCGCGCTCGCCGACGTCGGCGCTAACAGTACGCTTAG ATACGCGGCGCAGCTGCTGACGCCAGCCAACCTGTCAGCGCGCGCGGACGGCGCGGGCCGCATCGCGCCCGCGCACGTGGCCGCCGTGGCCGCGCTCTTCCTCGACGCCAAGGCCTCCGCGCGCATACTCACCCTACACCAAGATAAGTACATGAAGTAG